A single Oncorhynchus kisutch isolate 150728-3 linkage group LG19, Okis_V2, whole genome shotgun sequence DNA region contains:
- the LOC109883891 gene encoding uncharacterized protein LOC109883891, which translates to MRLVCGRKPTRRRSDEGRKRRSALRCGPFAVLANMDATMENIEHTLPLYSNNAKKKSKKKVNSEYTYKLSEYETMDFVKLRVSNRYMFTGRRNASRLAWRAILKHMGLQGKMTASQAMKKWENLKKRYKELKYPPPGVQVFPHSWRWYDLMSDAMEGRLAGSAPIIGPLPPGTSDSDFLPDARPRKRSMMGGIGVMGMHCDLDEMDTERATLETERAALEGEREVMGRERMALEREQAGLEREMANLDRERAQLEREKAAVERERGLIEKEKAQVARDRLAVDRDRVLLAEGRAAEENGAEGQSCKTGGQRVVGSLERTERFLKMFEKLVERM; encoded by the exons ATGCGACTAGTCTGCGGCCGGAAACCAACACGAAGAAGAAGCGACGAAGGGCGGAAGAGACGAAGTGCACTCCGTTGTGGTCCCTTCGCAGTGCTAGCTAACATGGATGCTACAATGGAAAACATCGAACACACTCTACCGCTATACTCTAATAATGCAAAAAAGAAAAGTAAAAAGAAAGTGAATTCAGAATACACGTACAAAT tgtCTGAATATGAAACAATGGACTTTGTGAAATTGCGCGTATCAAATCGCTACATGTTTACGGGGAGGAGAAATGCCTCTCGACTGGCCTGGAG GGCCATCCTCAAACACATGGGCTTGCAGGGGAAGATGACTGCCAGTCAGGCAATGAAAAAATGGGAAAATCTGAAGAAGAGATACAAG GAGTTGAAGTACCCTCCCCCAGGGGTGCAGGTGTTCCCCCACAGTTGGCGTTGGTACGATCTGATGAGTGATGCAATGGAGGGGCGTCTGGCAGGCTCAGCCCCCATCATCGGCCCACTCCCCCCGGGCACTAGCGACAGTGATTTTCTCCCTGATGCCCGGCCCAGGAAGAGATCCATGATGGGCGGAATAGGGGTGATGGGGATGCACTGCGACCTGGATGAGATGGACACCGAGAGGGCGACGCTGGAGACCGAACGGGCGGCATTGGAGGGCGAGCgagaggtgatggggagagagcggATGGCGCTGGAGAGAGAGCAAGCAGGGCTGGAACGAGAGATGGCCAACCTGGACCGGGAGCGTGCCCAgctggagagggagaaggcagcggtggagagggagagggggctgATAGAGAAGGAGAAAGCGCAGGTGGCCAGGGATCGGCTGGCtgtggacagagacagagttctACTGGCGGAGGGtagagcagcagaggagaacgGTGCGGAaggacaaagctgtaaaacaggagGACAGAGGGTCGTTGGGTCGTTGGAAAGAACCGAGAGATTCCTCAAGATGTTTGAAAAGTTGGTTGAACGTATGTGA